The Streptomyces sp. NBC_01197 genome window below encodes:
- a CDS encoding DUF2264 domain-containing protein, translating to MTPPFLHLPPTDRLLSSRTGWTRAHWEALADRMLDALVPYATPGFAQYRLPGRGSWSGVVSDGLEGFARSFLLAAFRIAGAGDAADPRLVERYAQGLATGTDPQSREVWPRLTECSQQMVEAASVAVALHETRPWIWDKLDTRVQERVVDWFSGFVGSRTWDNNWRLFQVVSEQFLASVGAPYSQSDIDGGLDRIEDWYVGDGWYTDGDGQNFDYYIGWALHLYPLLWSRIAGEDPDAGRTKVYRERLRQFLDGYQHFFGADGAPVHQGRSLTYRYAALAPVWMGALADCTPLSPGRTRRLASGTMRHFAERGVPDERGLLTLGWYDTFLPATQPYSGPASPYWASKGFLGLLLPADHPTWTAREQALPVEESDQYTALPAPGWLLHGTRDDGIVRLINHGSDHNPPQGEAEDDPHYATFGYSTATAPESAPHARERAVDNHLAVIGPDGVPSRRRRINRLACEGRTASSWYEDAGARVGTTSVLHGPWEIRVHRVDAAQGVTVREGGHPVAAGERPWSDEGAGWALTRTAEGLTSALVGLYGWDGAEAAVARDVQANAYGPHSSTPCLSLGQHPGGRSVHVSLVALSRDAVHPRALQESVSVTVRDGSVKLEFPDGTTVTA from the coding sequence ATGACGCCGCCCTTCCTCCACCTGCCCCCGACCGACCGGCTCCTCTCCTCGCGCACCGGCTGGACCCGCGCCCACTGGGAGGCGCTGGCCGACCGGATGCTGGACGCGCTCGTGCCGTACGCCACCCCCGGTTTCGCGCAGTACCGGCTGCCGGGGCGCGGCAGTTGGTCGGGGGTGGTGTCGGACGGTCTCGAAGGGTTCGCGCGCTCCTTCCTGCTCGCCGCGTTCCGGATCGCGGGGGCGGGCGACGCGGCGGACCCGCGGCTGGTGGAGCGGTACGCGCAGGGCCTGGCCACCGGCACCGATCCGCAGTCGCGCGAGGTCTGGCCGAGGCTGACCGAGTGCTCCCAGCAGATGGTGGAGGCCGCGTCGGTCGCGGTGGCGCTGCACGAGACCCGCCCCTGGATCTGGGACAAGCTGGATACCCGGGTCCAGGAGCGGGTGGTCGACTGGTTCTCCGGATTTGTCGGCAGCCGTACGTGGGACAACAACTGGCGGCTGTTCCAGGTGGTTTCCGAGCAGTTCCTCGCCTCGGTCGGCGCCCCGTACAGCCAGTCGGACATCGACGGCGGTCTCGACCGGATCGAGGACTGGTACGTCGGCGACGGCTGGTACACCGACGGCGACGGGCAGAACTTCGACTACTACATCGGCTGGGCGCTCCATCTGTATCCGCTGCTCTGGTCCCGGATCGCCGGTGAGGACCCGGACGCCGGGCGCACCAAGGTCTACCGGGAGCGGCTCCGCCAGTTCCTCGACGGCTACCAGCACTTCTTCGGCGCCGACGGCGCACCCGTGCACCAGGGCCGCTCCCTCACCTACCGGTACGCGGCGCTCGCCCCGGTCTGGATGGGCGCGCTGGCGGACTGCACCCCGCTCTCCCCCGGCCGTACCCGCCGCCTCGCGTCGGGCACCATGCGGCACTTCGCGGAGCGCGGGGTGCCCGACGAGCGCGGGCTGCTCACGCTGGGCTGGTACGACACCTTCCTGCCCGCGACGCAGCCGTACTCGGGGCCCGCTTCTCCGTACTGGGCGTCGAAGGGCTTCCTCGGGCTGCTGCTGCCGGCCGACCACCCCACCTGGACGGCGCGCGAACAGGCCCTGCCCGTCGAGGAGTCGGACCAGTACACCGCGCTGCCCGCACCGGGCTGGCTGCTGCACGGTACCCGCGACGACGGCATCGTCCGGCTCATCAACCACGGCAGCGACCACAACCCGCCGCAGGGCGAGGCGGAGGACGACCCGCACTACGCCACGTTCGGCTACTCCACGGCGACCGCGCCCGAGTCGGCGCCGCACGCGCGGGAGCGGGCCGTGGACAACCATCTCGCGGTGATCGGCCCGGACGGTGTGCCGTCGCGGCGGCGCCGGATCAACCGGCTGGCCTGCGAGGGGCGGACCGCGTCCTCCTGGTACGAGGACGCCGGGGCTCGGGTCGGGACGACCAGTGTGCTGCACGGCCCCTGGGAGATCCGGGTGCACCGGGTGGACGCCGCGCAGGGCGTGACCGTACGCGAGGGCGGCCATCCGGTGGCCGCCGGGGAACGCCCCTGGTCCGATGAGGGCGCCGGGTGGGCGCTGACCCGCACTGCGGAGGGTCTGACGAGTGCACTCGTGGGGCTGTACGGCTGGGACGGGGCGGAGGCGGCGGTCGCACGCGATGTGCAGGCCAACGCGTACGGCCCGCACTCCTCAACGCCGTGTCTGAGCCTCGGCCAACATCCGGGCGGGCGGAGCGTGCACGTCAGTCTGGTCGCCCTCTCGCGGGACGCGGTGCACCCCAGGGCGCTCCAGGAGTCGGTCTCGGTCACGGTCAGGGACGGCTCGGTCAAGCTGGAGTTCCCGGACGGCACGACCGTGACCGCCTGA
- a CDS encoding GAF domain-containing protein, which translates to MTYDPTGRLLLTPVDRDATVRGRRLRRLGLGQHPDPVFDEFARRLAEATGAPYALVNFIDENRQFFAGLHTPAGTHSGGDLSTVAAAFGINRVMARDHGYCPHVVARRKALVLEDVCDYPRFAGNPVVDEIGIRSYLGAPLIDRTDTALGAVCVVDTVPRQWGLAGLATIKAAAAELVAQIHHREDGGI; encoded by the coding sequence ATGACGTACGACCCGACCGGGCGGCTGCTGCTGACCCCCGTCGACCGGGACGCGACCGTCCGGGGCCGGCGGCTGCGCAGGCTCGGCCTGGGGCAGCACCCCGACCCGGTCTTCGACGAGTTCGCCCGGCGGCTCGCCGAGGCGACCGGCGCGCCGTACGCCCTGGTCAACTTCATCGACGAGAACCGGCAGTTCTTCGCAGGACTGCACACCCCCGCCGGGACGCACTCGGGCGGCGATCTGAGCACGGTGGCCGCGGCCTTCGGGATCAACCGCGTCATGGCGCGCGACCACGGGTACTGCCCGCATGTGGTCGCCCGCCGCAAGGCGCTCGTCCTGGAGGACGTCTGCGACTACCCGCGGTTCGCCGGGAATCCGGTGGTCGACGAGATCGGCATCCGCTCGTATCTGGGCGCGCCCCTCATCGACCGCACGGACACCGCACTCGGCGCGGTGTGTGTCGTGGACACCGTGCCGAGGCAGTGGGGGCTAGCCGGTCTGGCGACCATCAAAGCGGCGGCGGCTGAGCTGGTCGCGCAGATCCACCATCGCGAGGACGGCGGGATCTGA
- a CDS encoding GTP-binding protein, whose protein sequence is MAYDDGSDPFPTALKILVAGGFGVGKTTFVGAVSEISPLSTEEMLTQAGEQTDSLEGVESKSTTTVAMDFGRITLDPRHVLYLFGTPGQERFWFMWDELSAGALGAVVLADTRRLAECFGAIDFFEQRGIGFVVAVNEFDGAFRYGPDEVRAALDLRADIPVVLCDARIASSGIRTLVTLVGHLLDTAPEARPATDPAADPVTGQVSDAVTTQGVHP, encoded by the coding sequence ATGGCCTACGACGACGGCTCTGATCCCTTCCCCACCGCACTCAAGATCCTGGTCGCGGGCGGTTTCGGGGTCGGCAAGACGACCTTCGTGGGAGCGGTCAGCGAGATCTCGCCGCTGAGCACGGAGGAGATGCTCACCCAGGCCGGTGAGCAGACGGACAGCCTGGAGGGGGTCGAGTCCAAGTCCACGACCACCGTCGCCATGGACTTCGGCAGGATCACCCTCGACCCGCGGCATGTGCTGTACCTGTTCGGCACACCCGGCCAGGAGCGCTTCTGGTTCATGTGGGACGAACTCTCCGCCGGCGCGCTCGGCGCCGTGGTGCTCGCCGACACCCGCCGCCTCGCCGAGTGCTTCGGCGCGATCGATTTCTTCGAGCAGCGGGGCATCGGATTCGTCGTCGCCGTCAACGAGTTCGACGGCGCCTTCCGCTACGGCCCTGACGAGGTCAGGGCAGCACTGGACCTGCGGGCGGACATCCCCGTGGTGCTGTGCGACGCCCGTATCGCCAGTTCGGGAATCCGCACCCTGGTCACCCTCGTGGGCCATCTGCTCGACACCGCGCCGGAAGCCCGTCCGGCAACAGACCCGGCAGCAGACCCGGTTACCGGTCAGGTATCGGATGCGGTCACCACCCAGGGAGTCCACCCATGA
- a CDS encoding DUF742 domain-containing protein: protein MPFQQDSPWLDEAAGRLIRPYAVSNGRTRPTAQLDLLSQVMATGVPLPAHFGPDHAQTLGLSERPTSVAEIAAHLRLPVVVAKVLLSDLMDSGAVTTRAPRPDEDPTDLSLLEAVLDGLRRRL from the coding sequence GTGCCGTTCCAGCAGGACAGCCCATGGCTCGACGAGGCGGCCGGCAGGCTGATCCGCCCGTACGCCGTGAGTAACGGCCGCACCCGGCCCACAGCCCAGCTGGACCTGCTCTCCCAGGTGATGGCGACCGGGGTGCCGCTCCCGGCCCACTTCGGCCCCGACCACGCGCAGACACTCGGGCTGAGCGAGCGGCCCACTTCGGTGGCGGAGATCGCGGCCCATCTGCGGCTGCCCGTCGTCGTCGCCAAAGTACTGCTCTCCGACCTGATGGACAGCGGGGCGGTCACCACGCGTGCGCCCCGCCCCGACGAAGACCCCACCGACCTTTCCTTGCTGGAGGCAGTGCTCGATGGCCTACGACGACGGCTCTGA
- a CDS encoding roadblock/LC7 domain-containing protein, with amino-acid sequence MASEAPTAHVSDLDWLLSGLVQRVPFTRNAVLLSADGLVKSVHGLDADSADHMAALASGLYSLGRSAGTRFGDSGEVRQVVVELDSTLLFVSTAGSGTCLAVLAGRETDAAVLGYEMAMLVKSVRPYLVTPARSRVGASSATGR; translated from the coding sequence ATGGCGAGTGAAGCGCCGACCGCGCACGTGTCCGATCTCGACTGGCTGCTGAGCGGCCTGGTCCAGCGCGTCCCATTCACCCGCAACGCCGTCCTGCTCTCCGCCGACGGACTGGTGAAGTCCGTGCACGGGCTCGACGCCGACAGCGCCGACCACATGGCGGCCCTCGCCTCCGGCCTGTACTCGCTCGGCCGCAGCGCCGGAACCCGCTTCGGCGACAGCGGGGAGGTCCGGCAGGTGGTGGTCGAGCTGGACTCCACCCTGCTGTTCGTCTCCACCGCCGGTTCCGGCACCTGTCTCGCCGTGCTGGCCGGACGCGAGACGGACGCGGCGGTGCTCGGATACGAGATGGCCATGCTGGTGAAGAGCGTGCGGCCCTATCTGGTGACGCCGGCCCGCAGCCGGGTCGGCGCATCGAGCGCCACGGGGCGCTGA
- a CDS encoding sensor histidine kinase, whose amino-acid sequence MSQLRAPEARNDRPEGGRHGRAGNRPASRPGSSAAPSARRSRSVPPTPEARIRPQLLRTAILPTVVAALSGTAAVVYTIHSAGVHPSVALRGVLAGCAALAAAAMAAAALGADRVTRTVLDRCNGLRRSSARGQADLRAVVDRLSRGEAPPGGRGGTAGPSRGDAFDLLAVELNRAQEAAVESVVRAARIAPPAVTTVDEQKVEVFVNLARRLQSLVHREIQLLDELENQVEDPELLKGLFQVDHLATRIRRHAENLAVLGGAISRRQWSNPVSLTEVMRSAVAEVEQYPRVKLVPPVDGTLRGHAVADVIHLLAELVENATVFSAPHTQVLLRAQHVTAGLAVEVEDRGLGMSVTETDRMNALLAEPDQVNVAHLLQDGRIGLYVVAALARRHGVSVRLQTNIYGGVQAVLVLPTALLGADETGLRTGAAGRTPQAQQTLQAQQTQQAHQVPQASQAPPAPHTPQAHQESPAHQAPLVPGPRSTEALLQAGPHSPHAPDELMAPSGRSAPPLPVRKAEGERPNPAAALPGAHHGPPPDAGAVTDSARYATGPLPLLSPANRPDLPRRRSQQHLVPQLKDAPAPRPDEEHPAVHDPGLMAAFQRGISLAEAEPERPDHGQPPYCDNDFPDGFPDESSKEEMHHGE is encoded by the coding sequence ATGTCTCAACTTCGCGCACCCGAAGCGCGGAACGACCGGCCGGAAGGCGGACGGCACGGCCGGGCGGGCAACCGCCCGGCCTCCCGGCCGGGCTCCTCCGCGGCCCCGTCCGCCCGCCGCTCGCGGTCCGTACCGCCGACACCCGAGGCCCGCATACGGCCTCAGCTGCTGCGTACCGCCATTCTTCCCACCGTCGTAGCGGCCCTGAGCGGCACCGCGGCCGTCGTCTACACGATCCACTCCGCCGGGGTCCACCCCTCGGTGGCACTGCGCGGGGTGCTGGCCGGATGCGCAGCGCTCGCGGCAGCCGCCATGGCCGCCGCCGCGCTGGGCGCCGACCGGGTCACCAGGACGGTGCTCGACCGGTGCAACGGGCTGCGCCGCTCCAGCGCGCGCGGCCAGGCCGACCTGCGGGCCGTGGTCGACCGGCTCAGCAGGGGGGAGGCCCCGCCCGGCGGACGGGGCGGTACCGCCGGGCCGTCCCGGGGCGACGCCTTCGACCTGCTCGCCGTTGAGCTGAACCGGGCCCAGGAAGCCGCCGTTGAGTCCGTGGTCCGGGCCGCGCGGATCGCCCCGCCCGCCGTGACCACGGTCGACGAGCAGAAGGTCGAGGTCTTCGTCAATCTCGCCCGGCGCCTCCAGTCGCTGGTGCACCGGGAGATCCAGCTGCTCGACGAGCTGGAGAACCAGGTCGAGGACCCCGAACTGCTCAAGGGCCTCTTCCAGGTTGACCATCTGGCCACCCGTATCCGCAGACACGCGGAGAACCTCGCGGTGCTCGGCGGCGCCATCTCCCGGCGCCAGTGGTCCAACCCGGTCTCCCTCACCGAGGTGATGCGCTCCGCCGTCGCCGAGGTCGAGCAGTACCCCCGCGTCAAACTGGTGCCGCCGGTCGACGGAACACTGCGCGGCCACGCCGTCGCCGACGTCATCCATCTGCTGGCGGAACTGGTCGAGAACGCCACGGTGTTCTCCGCCCCGCACACCCAAGTGCTGCTCCGTGCCCAGCACGTCACCGCCGGACTGGCCGTCGAGGTCGAGGACCGGGGCCTCGGCATGTCCGTCACCGAGACGGACCGGATGAACGCCCTGCTCGCCGAGCCCGACCAGGTCAACGTCGCCCATCTGCTCCAGGACGGACGGATCGGCCTGTACGTGGTCGCCGCGCTGGCCCGCCGGCACGGTGTCTCGGTCCGGCTCCAGACCAATATCTACGGCGGGGTCCAGGCGGTACTCGTCCTGCCCACCGCCCTGCTCGGCGCCGACGAGACCGGGCTCCGGACGGGGGCGGCCGGACGTACACCCCAGGCCCAGCAGACACTCCAGGCCCAGCAGACCCAGCAAGCACACCAGGTTCCGCAGGCGTCCCAGGCCCCACCGGCACCTCACACCCCACAGGCCCACCAGGAGTCTCCAGCACACCAGGCACCGCTCGTACCGGGACCGCGGTCGACGGAGGCACTGCTCCAGGCCGGGCCCCACTCGCCCCACGCCCCCGATGAGCTGATGGCCCCGTCCGGCCGTTCCGCCCCGCCGCTGCCCGTACGGAAGGCGGAGGGCGAGCGGCCCAACCCGGCCGCGGCGCTCCCGGGCGCCCACCACGGACCGCCGCCGGACGCCGGAGCCGTGACCGACAGCGCGCGGTACGCCACCGGGCCCCTGCCGCTGCTCTCGCCCGCGAACCGGCCCGATCTGCCCCGGCGCAGAAGCCAGCAGCACCTGGTCCCCCAGCTCAAGGACGCGCCGGCCCCCCGGCCCGACGAGGAGCACCCCGCCGTCCACGACCCGGGCCTGATGGCGGCCTTCCAGCGCGGCATCAGCCTCGCCGAGGCCGAGCCCGAGAGGCCGGACCACGGCCAACCGCCGTACTGCGACAACGATTTCCCCGACGGTTTCCCCGACGAATCCTCCAAGGAGGAGATGCACCATGGCGAGTGA
- a CDS encoding cytochrome P450: MTNIRSRMTTWLGRRYIANIRKKGFDLSSASLLPEATLMPLRRTGLDPVPDLGELREREPISKLSVPLGMNVWLVTGYEEAKAVLGRTKGFSNDFTNLIGNAGVTEGQHPGGLGFSDPPVHTRLRRLLTPEFTMRRLARLTPRIHEIVEDRLDEMARTPGPVDLVQAFALPIPSLVICELLGVPYEDREDFQRLGTTRFDLFAGADASFGAISESLSYLRDIVKKQRENPGDGLLGMLIKQHGDAIDDEELTGLADGVLTGGLETTASMLALGTLVLLQNPDHFETLRDDDAAVSPFVEELLRYLTVVQVAFPRFAREDMEIAGTRISAGDVVLCSLSGADRDASLGPGMDAFDPTRASSSHIAFGYGIHRCIGAELARMELCAAYPALLRRFPAMSLAVPEEELAFRKYSAVFGVDSLPVHLG, encoded by the coding sequence ATGACGAATATCCGATCACGCATGACCACGTGGCTGGGCCGCCGATATATAGCGAATATCCGCAAGAAGGGCTTTGACCTGTCCAGCGCCTCACTGCTTCCCGAGGCGACCCTCATGCCGCTGCGGCGCACCGGCCTCGACCCGGTCCCCGATCTCGGCGAACTGAGGGAGAGGGAACCGATCAGCAAGCTGTCCGTACCGCTCGGAATGAACGTCTGGCTGGTCACGGGGTACGAGGAGGCCAAGGCGGTACTGGGCCGAACGAAGGGCTTCAGCAACGACTTCACCAATCTGATAGGCAACGCCGGCGTCACCGAGGGCCAGCACCCCGGCGGCCTCGGTTTCTCCGACCCGCCCGTCCATACACGTCTGCGCCGTCTGCTCACGCCGGAGTTCACCATGCGCCGGCTCGCCAGGCTCACGCCGCGCATCCACGAGATCGTCGAGGACCGGCTCGACGAGATGGCGCGGACCCCGGGCCCCGTCGACCTCGTCCAGGCGTTCGCGCTGCCGATACCCTCCCTCGTCATCTGCGAACTCCTCGGCGTCCCGTACGAGGACCGGGAGGACTTCCAGCGCCTGGGCACCACCCGCTTCGACCTCTTCGCCGGGGCCGACGCCTCGTTCGGCGCGATATCCGAGTCCCTCTCCTATCTCCGCGACATCGTCAAGAAGCAGCGCGAGAACCCGGGCGACGGCCTGCTCGGCATGCTGATCAAGCAGCACGGCGACGCCATCGACGACGAGGAACTGACCGGCCTCGCCGACGGAGTGCTGACCGGCGGCCTGGAGACCACCGCCAGCATGCTCGCCCTGGGCACCCTGGTACTCCTGCAGAATCCGGACCACTTCGAGACCCTGCGCGACGACGACGCGGCCGTGAGCCCCTTCGTGGAGGAGCTGCTGCGCTATCTCACGGTGGTCCAGGTCGCCTTCCCGCGCTTCGCCCGCGAGGACATGGAGATCGCCGGTACCCGGATCTCGGCCGGCGACGTGGTGCTGTGCTCCCTCAGCGGCGCCGACCGGGACGCCTCCCTCGGCCCCGGCATGGACGCCTTCGACCCCACCCGCGCGTCCTCGTCCCACATCGCCTTCGGTTACGGCATCCACCGCTGCATCGGCGCCGAACTCGCCCGGATGGAGCTCTGCGCGGCCTACCCGGCGCTGCTGCGTCGCTTTCCGGCCATGTCGCTGGCCGTACCGGAGGAGGAACTCGCGTTCCGCAAGTACTCCGCCGTCTTCGGCGTCGACTCCCTGCCCGTGCACCTGGGCTGA
- a CDS encoding PP2C family protein-serine/threonine phosphatase produces MLVGLLDACHTMSMEELPGAVRDHAAKAGLANVLIYVADLQEDRLRLLTGRGLDAGREADGLPDDLPVADTPAGRVFETIKPLAEVGADTGRWWVPLLDGAERIGVLRVDTDGDSAQEMDAMRHLASLVAMLLVEKRPHSDSFARRIRVRPMNVTAEMQWNLMPPRAFANSRVTIGAALEPAYEVGGDAFDYALADDKVHLAIFDAMGHDIAAGLAANLAVAACRNARRQGADLVETGRVIESILVEQLAHTRYVTAILADLDMRSGELTWISHGHHSPIVIRDGSWTGLLPCPPGAPLGTDLGVKATQCREQLRPGDRLVLYTDGITETHEPGGEEFGLDRFMNFILRHNADGLPVPETLRRLIRNILDYHQGRLQDDATVLFIEWHGPCAPEGPRNTAPDLLSHPDEGEPEPPSE; encoded by the coding sequence ATGCTGGTCGGACTGCTCGATGCCTGTCACACCATGTCGATGGAGGAACTGCCCGGCGCGGTGCGTGATCATGCAGCGAAGGCCGGCCTGGCCAATGTGCTGATCTACGTCGCTGACCTGCAAGAAGACCGGCTGCGGCTACTGACCGGGCGCGGCCTGGACGCGGGCCGCGAAGCGGACGGACTGCCGGACGACCTGCCGGTTGCCGACACGCCGGCCGGCCGGGTCTTCGAGACCATCAAACCGTTGGCCGAGGTGGGGGCGGACACGGGCCGGTGGTGGGTGCCGCTACTGGACGGCGCCGAGCGCATCGGAGTCCTGCGTGTCGACACCGACGGCGACAGCGCACAGGAAATGGATGCGATGCGGCACCTGGCGTCGCTGGTCGCCATGCTGCTGGTGGAGAAACGACCGCACAGTGACTCCTTCGCCCGGCGGATACGCGTCCGTCCGATGAACGTGACTGCGGAAATGCAGTGGAATCTGATGCCGCCGCGCGCGTTCGCCAACAGCCGCGTGACGATCGGCGCCGCACTGGAGCCCGCCTACGAAGTCGGCGGGGACGCTTTCGACTACGCCCTGGCCGATGACAAGGTTCATCTCGCAATTTTCGACGCGATGGGGCACGATATCGCCGCCGGCCTGGCCGCGAACCTCGCGGTGGCCGCCTGCCGCAACGCGCGCCGCCAGGGAGCCGACCTGGTCGAGACGGGCCGGGTCATCGAGAGCATTCTGGTCGAGCAGCTGGCCCATACCCGCTACGTCACCGCGATCCTGGCCGACCTCGACATGCGCAGCGGGGAGCTGACCTGGATCAGCCACGGCCACCACTCGCCCATCGTGATTCGCGACGGGAGCTGGACCGGCCTGCTGCCATGCCCGCCCGGCGCCCCCCTCGGTACCGATCTCGGCGTGAAAGCGACCCAGTGCCGGGAACAGCTCCGTCCCGGCGACCGCCTCGTCCTCTATACCGACGGAATCACCGAAACCCACGAACCGGGCGGTGAGGAGTTCGGCCTGGACCGCTTCATGAACTTCATCCTCCGTCACAACGCCGACGGGCTGCCCGTCCCGGAGACCCTGCGCCGTCTGATCCGTAACATCCTCGATTACCACCAGGGCCGGCTCCAGGACGACGCCACTGTTCTCTTCATCGAATGGCACGGCCCCTGCGCCCCCGAAGGCCCCCGGAACACGGCCCCCGACCTGCTCTCCCACCCCGACGAGGGTGAACCGGAACCTCCGAGCGAGTGA
- a CDS encoding DUF397 domain-containing protein produces MRSLDLTAVTWRKSSYSNQDGGQCLEVADGFAAAVPVRDSKKPDGPVVTFAAHGWAAFVSALRDGELRA; encoded by the coding sequence GTGCGATCCCTCGACCTGACTGCAGTGACTTGGCGCAAAAGCAGCTACAGCAACCAGGATGGCGGCCAGTGCCTGGAGGTCGCTGACGGCTTCGCTGCCGCTGTCCCCGTACGTGACAGTAAGAAGCCCGACGGCCCCGTCGTCACATTCGCCGCGCACGGCTGGGCGGCGTTTGTCTCCGCCCTGCGCGACGGCGAGTTGAGGGCCTGA
- a CDS encoding helix-turn-helix domain-containing protein has translation MPQRRLVTSRSQEPRQRFAEELRKLRALRGVSLRQLGDRLGWDYSLFGKIEKGETLGGPEVVQALDQYFGTPGMLLALWELAMGDRTQFRERYRQYMALESDATSLWHFAVSVLPGLLQTPGYAREVLAAGGLKGDELEQQVEARMGRRELLAGEDPPHFRTILSEAVLRTPLRDPTQWRQQLEYLLEVGERDDVTVQVVPFGAGLHGLTNADVMFLRLPEGRTVAYAENGYRGELIEEIAPVERLQRAYDSVRDLALSPAESRKFILRILEEVPCDPST, from the coding sequence ATGCCGCAACGACGCCTCGTCACCAGCCGCAGCCAGGAGCCGCGTCAGCGGTTCGCCGAGGAGTTACGGAAACTGCGCGCCCTGCGCGGTGTCAGCCTGCGGCAGTTGGGTGACCGGCTCGGCTGGGACTACTCGCTGTTCGGCAAGATAGAGAAGGGCGAGACGCTGGGCGGGCCCGAAGTCGTCCAGGCGCTGGACCAGTACTTCGGTACGCCGGGGATGCTGCTCGCCCTCTGGGAGTTGGCCATGGGGGACCGTACGCAGTTCCGGGAGCGGTACCGGCAGTACATGGCTCTGGAGTCGGACGCGACCAGCCTGTGGCATTTTGCGGTGAGCGTGCTGCCGGGACTGTTGCAGACGCCGGGGTATGCGCGAGAGGTGCTGGCTGCAGGTGGCCTCAAGGGAGATGAGCTGGAGCAGCAGGTGGAGGCGCGGATGGGGCGCCGGGAGTTGCTGGCCGGTGAAGACCCGCCGCACTTCCGGACCATCCTGTCGGAGGCGGTGTTGCGGACGCCGCTGAGGGACCCGACGCAGTGGCGGCAGCAGTTGGAGTATCTACTGGAAGTTGGCGAGCGGGACGATGTGACCGTACAGGTGGTGCCGTTCGGGGCTGGGTTGCACGGTCTCACCAACGCGGACGTGATGTTCCTCCGCCTGCCCGAGGGGCGTACCGTGGCCTACGCCGAAAACGGGTACAGGGGTGAACTCATCGAGGAAATTGCTCCGGTTGAACGGCTGCAACGTGCGTACGATTCGGTACGCGACCTGGCTTTGTCCCCAGCCGAGTCGCGGAAGTTCATTCTGCGCATTCTGGAGGAAGTACCGTGCGATCCCTCGACCTGA
- a CDS encoding winged helix-turn-helix domain-containing protein, with product MTGAPPGQGRPALDETIQHPTRLAVAAFLSACDEAEFAAVRDGCQVSDSVLSKTASALETAGYLTIRKGHVGKRPRTWLSLSPTGRQALDDHLTALQDIVAAARQASARERAGQSG from the coding sequence GTGACGGGCGCTCCCCCGGGACAGGGACGGCCGGCGCTGGACGAGACGATCCAGCATCCGACCCGGCTGGCCGTCGCCGCCTTCCTCTCGGCGTGCGACGAGGCCGAGTTCGCCGCCGTACGCGACGGCTGCCAGGTGTCCGACTCGGTCCTCAGCAAGACCGCCTCCGCGCTGGAGACGGCTGGATATCTGACCATCCGCAAGGGCCATGTGGGCAAGCGTCCCAGGACCTGGCTGTCCCTCTCCCCCACCGGCCGGCAAGCGCTGGACGACCATCTCACAGCGCTCCAGGACATCGTGGCCGCGGCCCGGCAGGCCAGCGCCCGGGAACGGGCCGGACAGAGCGGCTGA